A genomic window from Zootoca vivipara chromosome Z, rZooViv1.1, whole genome shotgun sequence includes:
- the FAM163B gene encoding protein FAM163B produces MTAGTVVITGGILATVILLCIIAVLCYCRLQYYCCKKEESEEDGDEPDFGMDSHIPPLHCNRNVALTNGPSLYRSSSSPYKKHSQCRTVCPSCSHYEPPTFFLQEPEDEEDEEEEEEVQNGGDLINYKAISQEDLELPANMSGLQALNPNRLSAMREAFSRSRSISTDV; encoded by the exons ATGACAGCCGGGACTGTGGTCATCACAGGCGGAATATTAGCGACTGTCATATTACTGTGTATCATAGCAGTTCTCTGCTATTGTAGGCTTCAG TATTACTGCTGCAAGAAGGAGGAGTCCGAAGAGGACGGAGATGAACCAGACTTTGGCATGGATTCCCACATCCCGCCTCTCCACTGCAACCGCAACGTGGCTCTGACGAACGGCCCCTCCTTGTACcgatcttcctcctccccctacAAGAAGCACTCCCAGTGCCGGACAGTATGCCCCAGCTGCTCCCACTATGAGCCACCCACCTTCTTCCTCCAGGAGCCAGAGGACGAGgaggacgaagaagaagaagaggaggtccAGAATGGAGGCGACCTCATCAACTACAAGGCCATCAGCCAGGAAGACCTGGAGCTGCCCGCCAACATGAGTGGCCTCCAGGCCCTCAACCCCAACCGCCTCTCAGCCATGCGGGAGGCTTTCTCCCGCAGCCGCAGCATCAGCACGGACGTCTAA